In one window of Pseudoliparis swirei isolate HS2019 ecotype Mariana Trench chromosome 15, NWPU_hadal_v1, whole genome shotgun sequence DNA:
- the LOC130205257 gene encoding nipped-B-like protein B, which yields MNGDMPHVPITTLAGIASLTDLLNQLPLPSPLPATTAKSLLYNGRISEEVSSLLVCRDENLVTQLAHSLNQVSTEHIELKDNLGNDEPEGDMPILLQTLLSRNPKIFRDKSVMQQPMMQQYKMSQNQVHGSPGSNYQQTTVPQSPSGCFASPQSGSGARFLPPQNSPIPSPYTPQSPADYMQYNPPSYSQHQQTQQVRNIHDDKVSAPLSSTASNHNVRLGSDEDYINMAQRLGNEENDPSMRAATFPVKSPESVCSPAGSEESAKRSRPPLIVQSHPPDMPHAAAPDLPLTSADRKKKQKEKCKEENELTDKNASYGIVNSPPKESTRLTIKLSRVKLSEMDQSEELPLRPRVDSEEHETDLTNNNNNQLSRTAQDLSHKFGAKEQANCKQVPAQPNSKESGAVSGVVFDDAEIDTLAEIERIERESASERERWSKEVQDKDKPLKKRKQDTYPQESGAESSDAPTLQGGNTDSKLKPKKTNAASNGASRPALMVSIDLQQAGRMKGQPVVVLEAQTFCEDHLRHQKTKTDGKVDKVAESRPGIIKQHADNPRKSCSDGQPEGPKPKPESQRESKHKPDNKTVSGKRHSDDRRPDTVRQKHDKVSDLRHKEEKNHNIHRSHVSNPETPKTTIKGERNSRHGEGKTKDRDKDKVGDRDDKDKDKAKDKDRDDKDKAKDKDRDDKDKDKAKDKDDRDKDKAKDKDRDDRDKDKAKDKAGDRVKDKDRDKDRDRDKVGDRDDRDKDKEKEKARDRVKDKDRDNDRERDKVGDKDRDKNREKVRDRDKDRDRDKDKDGEKNRARDKDRDRDRDRKHKTSRENCNKHSPDRPTKPDSPRVKQDDGGKSTDLNGRQKTESSSLQNAQHKKDRKSGDGSSSCQAGNKQPSSETKRCEFPTYLLGGKSGSLKNFVIPKLKRDVKDLQLPSKLIEGWSEPLVRLERLSLIKNLNQGAKPVVVLNKLNIDEVKRIIKESRNTHGSRPRSVDKSGRENKRKHSMISKKSKYTELDEDEDEEDDDDDVHSDIESPKKKSKKDHDKSWKHEEKRGSGQHRSRGSARGSRSCHRSPNSSDEDSPSPSLRDVARKMKKKEKQKNKKAYESKLTPEEKMDSSTFKRFTANMDSIIESLDDVDLTAADEDEIPEELLLGKHQLSELGNDSAKMKAMCIFNKCSTKKLVKILNILEKNIQDSVKLSTLMNHENDSMDEERLWRDLIMERVAKSADACLTALHIMTSPHMPKAVYIEDVIERVLQYTKFHLQNSLYPQYDPVYRKGGMHTSKSKRAKISTHKQKVVVILYDKVCDILSNMSELLEIQLLTDTTILQVSTLGITPFFVENVSELQLCAITLVTAVFSRYEKHRQLILEEIFTSLARLPTSKRSLRNFRLNNDSDKEPLYIQMVSALVLQLIQCVVRLPSERDAEGEHKKVDKDVFITNSYETAMRTAQNFLTVFLKKCGSKQGEDDYRPLFENFVHDLLSTVNRPEWPASELLLSLLGRLLVHQFSNKQTEMALRVASLDYLGTVASRLRKDAVSSRMDQKAIDRILKESQGSDEVPKLQKALLDFLKENIETEPSLVFARKFYIAQWFRDTTTEAEKAVKSQNDDEDFKEVDSTEEIIQKAETRKKFLRKIMKISTSDLNSLSVNADTIDYEDSCLIVRHLASMRPFAQSFDIYLSQILRVLGESAIAVRTKAMKCLSEVVAVDPSILARLDMQRGVHCRLMDNSTSVREAAVELLGRFVLSRPQLIEQYYDMLIERILDTGISVRKRVIKILRDICLEMPDFHKITEMCVRMIRRVNDEEGIKKLVNETFQKIWFTPTPGHDKNAMTRKILNITDVVLACKDSGYDWFEQLLQNLLKSEEQASYKPAKKACVQLVDNLVEHILNSEESIADCEDKGVNPGRLVACITTLYLFSKIRAQLMVKHAMTMQPYLTTKCNTQNDFMVICNVAKILELVVPLMELPSETFLTTLEEDLMKLIIKYGMTVVQHCVSCLGAVVNKVTHNYKFVWTCFNRYYGALAKLKTQHQEDPNSSTLAANKTTLLRSLFTVGALCRHFDFDQEEFKGTSKIVIKEKVLELLLYFTTHEDEEVQIKAITGLGFQFIMHPELMFVQDVKVMYNNTMSDENSMVALKIQVLKNLQTYLQDEDSRMQEADRGWKNQSKREDLKEMGDISSGMSSSIMQIYLKQVLECFFHSQSTVRHFGLSVIILTLSQGLIHPVQCVPYLIAMGTDPEPTMKNKSDQQLVDIDKKYIGFIHMKAVAGLKMSYQVQQAINGSKGALIRGFRHDDSDVSLCAHLYTLVRGNRQYRRAFLISLLNLFDDSSKTEVNRLLFIADNLAYFPYQTQEEPLFIMHHVDITLSVSGSNLLQSFKESLQKGPIQKEKKTATKTKKKKKKHQRRKHSSDDDDDDNDDDEEDDEQSSSTSSSSDEEDEVVQSQKKPVLSDSEAEMEDEDAVMDRLPENHGPLLDFASASQGILLLLVLKQHLKNLYGFSDSKIQKYSPTEAPKVYDKTVNKKSKVHFNPRQTLDYLKRDLANTDLSNEIKRRIVKQYLDFKVLMEHLDRDEEDDEGEASANARNKAITALLKVPKSSNQNHSKVEAVPVETEEEESEDEDPPVPQRKPRKGGESAEDTGNLNERLKAMDIIAIWCPKYKDRPQIARVIQRIKTGYSIHWMTGSYSAPWVEVKKREGRKKVPWVDTIKESDIIYKKIPFTSGQKLSNKLAQTLRALYAAKDGE from the exons ATGAATGGTGATATGCCTCATGTTCCCATCACTACTCTTGCTGGAATTGCTAGCCTGACAGACT TGTTGAACCAGCTGCCCTTgccttctcctctccctgccaccACCGCTAAGAGCCTGCTCTACAATGGAAGGATCTCTGAAGAGGTCAGCAGCCTGCTGGTGTGTCGGGACGAAAATCTGGTGACTCAACTGGCACATAGCCTTAACCAAGTCTCCACTGAACACAT AGAGTTGAAGGACAACTTGGGGAATGACGAACCCGAGGGTGACATGCCAATCCTTCTACAAACGTTGCTGTCCAGGAACCCCAAAATCTTCAGGGACAAAA GTGTGATGCAGCAGCCCATGATGCAACAGTATAAGATGTCCCAGAATCAGGTGCATGGGAGTCCAGGATCAAACTATCAGCAAACCACTGTCCCCCAAAGTCCCTCTGG ATGCTTTGCATCACCACAGTCTGGATCAGGTGCTCGGTTCTTGCCCCCGCAGAACAGCCCTATACCCAGTCCCTATACCCCTCAGAGTCCTGCAGACTACATGCAGTACAATCCACCCAGTTACTCTCAACACCAACAGACACAGCAAG TTCGAAATATCCATGACGACAAGGTCTCTGCTCCGCTATCAAGTACTGCATCTAATCATAATGTGAGACTAGGCTCAGATGAAGACTACATCAACATGGCTCAAAGACTGGGAAATGAG GAGAATGACCCCTCCATGAGGGCTGCCACGTTTCCAGTTAAATCACCAGAGTCTGTGTGTTCCCCTGCTGGGAGTGAAGAGTCTGCAAAAA GGTCCAGGCCTCCCCTTATCGTGCAGTCCCATCCACCTGATATGCCACACGCTGCAGCACCTGACTTGCCCCTTACCTCTGCTGACCGcaaaaaaaagcagaaagaaaagtgtaaagaaGAAAATGAGCTGACTGACAAAAATGCCTCATATGGCATCGTTAATTCTCCACCAAAAGAGTCCACCAGGCTGACTATTAAACTGTCCCGAGTTAAGCTTTCAGAAATGGATCAATCTGAAGAGCTTCCCCTGAGGCCACGTGTTGATTCGGAGGAACATGAAACTGAtttgacaaataataataataatcagttgTCAAGGACTGCCCAGGACCTGTCACACAAGTTCGGTGCCAAGGAGCAGGCAAACTGTAAACAGGTTCCTGCTCAGCCAAATAGCAAGGAGTCCGGAGCCGTCAGTGGGGTTGTGTTTGATGACGCTGAAATAGACACGCTGGCAGAGATCGAGAGAATAGAACGCGAGTCGGCCAGTGAGAGGGAAAGATGGTCGAAAGAAGTCCAGGATAAAG ATAAGCCACTGAAGAAACGGAAGCAAGACACCTATCCTCAGGAATCTGGAGCCGAGTCAAGTGACGCGCCTACTTTGCAAGGCGGCAACACTGATAGCAAGTTGAAACCCAAGAAGACGAATGCTGCAAGTAACGGTGCCAGTCGACCTGCTTTGATGGTCAGTATTGATCTGCAGCAAGCTGGCCGAATGAAAGGACAGCCTGTCGTGGTCTTGGAAGCACAGACGTTCTGTGAGGACCACTTACGGCACCAAAAGACAAAGACTGATGGAAAGGTGGATAAAGTTGCTGAGAGCAGACCGGGGATCATCAAACAGCATGCTGACAACCCCAGGAAGTCGTGCTCAGACGGGCAACCAGAAGGCCCCAAGCCGAAGCCAGAAAGTCAACGCGAATCCAAACACAAGCCTGACAACAAAACTGTCAGTGGAAAGAGACACTCGGACGACAGGCGGCCAGACACCGTGCGACAGAAACATGACAAGGTTTCAGACTTGCGCCACAAAGAGGAAAAGAACCACAACATTCACAGATCCCATGTCAGCAACCCGGAGACTCCAAAAACCACGATCAAGGGGGAGCGCAACTCCAGACACGGAGAAGGCAAAACTAAGGACAGAGATAAAGATAAAGTTGGAGACAGAGATGATAAGGATAAGGACAAAGCAAAGGATAAAGATAGAGATGATAAGGACAAAGCAAAAGATAAAGATAGAGATGATAAGGATAAGGACAAAGCAAAAGATAAAGACGATAGGGATAAGGACAAAGCAAAGGATAAAGATAGAGATGATAGGGATAAGGACAAAGCGAAGGATAAAGCTGGAGATAGGGTGAAGGACAAAGATCGAGATAAGGACAGAGATAGAGACAAAGTTGGTGATAGAGATGATAGGGATaaggacaaagagaaagagaaagctaGAGATAGGGTTAAGGACAAAGACCGAGATAATGATAGAGAAAGAGACAAAGTTGGAGACAAAGATAGGGATAAGAACAGAGAAAAAGTTAGAGATAGGGATAAGGACAGAGATAGAGATAAGGATAAAGATGGAGAAAAGAACAGAGCTCGGGATAAGGACAGAGATAGAGACCGAGATCGGAAGCACAAGACGTCGAGGGAAAACTGCAACAAGCACTCTCCTGACAGGCCGACTAAACCCGACAGCCCGAGAGTGAAGCAAGACGATGGTGGAAAATCCACTGACCTTAATGGTCGACAGAAGACCGAGAGTTCCAGCCTTCAAAATGCACAACAtaagaaagacaggaaaagtgGGGATGGCAGCAGTAGCTGCCAAGCTGGGAACAAACAGCCGTCTTCAGAGACAAAACGTTGCGAGTTCCCCACATACCTGCTGGGTGGCAAGTCGGGAAGTCTAAAGAACTTTGTGATTCCTAAATTAAAACGGGATGTGAAAGATCTCCAACTTCCAAGCAAGCTGATTGAGGGCTGGAGTGAACCCCTGGTCAGGCTGGAGAGATTGTCCTTGATTAAGAACCTAAATCAAGGAGCTAAGCCGGTTGTTGTGCTCAACAAACTCAATATTGATGAGGTAAAAAGGATCATCAAGGAAAGCAGGAACACACACGGCTCCAGACCCAGATCCGTTGACAAATCAGGGAGAG AGAACAAGCGTAAGCACAGTATGATCAGTAAGAAATCCAAGTACACTGAGCTGGATgaagacgaggacgaggaggacgatgatgatgatgttcacTCTGACATTGAGT CTCCGAAGAAAAAGTCCAAGAAAGACCACGACAAGTCCTGGAAGCATGAAGAGAAGAGGGGATCTGGACAGCACCGCAGCAGAGGTTCTGCTCGGGGGTCCAGAAGCTGCCACCGGAGTCCAAACAGTTCAGACGAAGACTCTCCGTCCCCAAGCTTGCGTGATG TTGCcagaaaaatgaagaaaaaggagaaacaaaaaaacaagaaagcgTATGAATCCAAGCTGACACCAGAGG AAAAGATGGACTCCTCCACATTTAAGAGATTCACGGCTAACATGGACAGCATTATCGAGAGCCTCGATGACGTGGACCTCACTGCCGCAG ATGAGGACGAGATACCCGAGGAGCTGTTGCTTGGAAAGCACCAGTTGAGCGAGCTAGGCAACGATTCTGCTAAGATGAAAGCTATGTGCATCTTTAACAAG TGTTCAACTAAGAAACTGGTGAAAATTTTGAATATCCTGGAGAAGAACATTCAGGACAGCGTCAAACTTTCCACACTAATGAATCAT GAAAATGATTCCATGGATGAGGAGCGGTTGTGGCGTGACCTTATCATGGAGCGGGTTGCTAAGTCTGCTGATGCCTGTTTGACTGCTCTCCACATCATGACGTCTCCACACATGCCCAAGGCAGTTTACATAGAAGATGTAATCGAGAGGGTGTTGCAGTACACCAAGTTCCATCTGCAGAATTCTCTGTACCCTCAGTATGACCCAGTCTACAGAAAAG GTGGCATGCATACTTCAAAGTCCAAGCGAGCAAAGATTTCTACTCATAAACAGAAGGTGGTCGTCATCCTCTACGACAAAGTGTGTGATATTCTCAGCAATATGTCGGAGCTTCTGGAGATCCAGCTGCTAACTGACACCACTATTCTCCAG GTGTCAACCCTGGGCATCACACCCTTTTTTGTGGAGAATGTCAGTGAACTGCAGTTATGTGCCATCACACTTGTGACAGCA GTGTTTTCTCGTTACGAGAAGCACAGGCAGCTCATTCTAGAAGAGATCTTCACCTCTTTAGCTAGACTGCCGACTAGTAAACGCAGCCTCAGGAACTTTAG ACTAAACAATGATTCGGATAAAGAGCCCTTGTATATCCAGATGGTCTCAGCACTGGTTCTTCAGCTCATCCAGTGTGTGGTCCGGCTTCCCTCAGAGAGGGATGCAGAAGGTGAACATAAGAAG GTTGATAAAGATGTCTTCATCACAAACTCCTATGAAACTGCCATGAGGACAGCTCAGAACTTCCTAACTGTGTTTCTTAAGAA GTGTGGTAGTAAGCAGGGAGAGGATGACTACAGGCCTCTGTTTGAGAACTTTGTTCATGACCTGCTGTCTACAGTGAACCGGCCTGAGTGGCCTGCATCTGAACTGCTGCTCAGTTTACTGGGCCGGCTGTTG GTTCACCAATTCAGTAACAAGCAGACAGAAATGGCGCTGAGGGTGGCGTCGCTGGATTACCTCGGCACGGTCGCTTCTAGACTGCGTAAAGATGCTGTCAGTAGCAGGATGGACCAAAAGGCTATCGACCGCATCCTTAAAGAG TCTCAAGGCAGTGACGAGGTCCCGAAACTCCAGAAGGCCCTGCTGGACTTCCTAAAGGAGAACATTGAGACAGAACCTTCTCTGGTG TTTGCCAGGAAGTTCTATATTGCTCAGTGGTTCAGGGACACTACAACTGAGGCAGAGAAAGCGGTGAAGTCTCAAAATGACGATGAGGACTTCAAAGAAGTTGACTCAACTGAGGAGATTATACAGAAGGCCGAGACACGAAAGAAGTTCCTCCGCAAGATCATGAAGATTTCAACATCAGATTTGAATTCTTTGAG TGTAAATGCTGACACAATAGACTATGAGGACTCATGCCTGATTGTCAGACATCTGGCCTCCATGAGGCCGTTTGCACAGAGCTTTGATATTTACTTATCGCAG ATTCTGAGAGTGCTGGGCGAGAGTGCCATAGCAGTCAGAACTAAAGCCATGAAGTGTCTGTCTGAAGTAGTAGCTGTCGATCCAAGTATTCTTGCAAGG TTGGATATGCAGCGTGGGGTTCACTGTCGCCTCATGGACAACTCCACCAGTGTGCGAGAGGCAGCCGTGGAGCTCCTCGGCCGCTTTGTGCTAAGTCGACCGCAGCTCATTGAGCAGTACTATGACATGCTCATTGAAAGGATATTG GACACTGGTATAAGTGTAAGGAAGAGGGTCATAAAGATCCTGAGGGATATTTGCCTGGAGATGCCGGACTTCCATAAGATCACCGAGATGTGTGTCAGGATGATCCGAAGGGTCAACGATGAAGAGGGGATCAAG AAACTGGTGAATGAGACATTCCAAAAGATCTGGTTCACTCCCACACCCGGTCATGACAAAAATGCCATGACCCGGAAGATCTTGAACATCACAGATGTG GTGTTGGCGTGTAAAGATTCAGGCTATGATTGGTTTGAGCAGCTTCTCCAAAAT CTCCTGAAGTCAGAAGAGCAAGCTTCATACAAACCTGCCAAGAAGGCCTGTGTTCAGTTGGTGGACAATCTCGTGGAGCACATACTGAATTCCGAGGAGTCTATTGCAg ACTGTGAGGACAAAGGGGTCAACCCAGGTCGTCTGGTAGCATGCATCACCACTCTTTACCTGTTCAGCAAGATCAGAGCGCAGTTAATGGTGAAACATGCCATGACTATGCAGCCCTACTTAACCACCAAGTGCAAC ACTCAGAATGACTTCATGGTGATATGTAACGTGGCAAAGATCTTGGAGCTGGTGGTGCCTCTGATGGAGCTCCCAAGTGAGACTTTCCTCACTACCTTAGAAGAAGACCTGATGAAGCTCATCATCAAATACGGCATGACG GTCGTCCAGCACTGTGTCAGCTGTCTCGGTGCAGTCGTCAACAAGGTCACACACAACTACAAGTTTGTCTGGACTTGTTTCAATCGCTACTACG GAGCTCTGGCAAAACTGAAGACACAGCACCAGGAGGACCCCAACAGCTCCACTCTGGCTGCTAACAAAACTACTCTACTGCGCTCACTGTTCACTGTGGGGGCGCTCTGTCGACACTTTGATTTTGACCAAGAGGAGTTCAAGGGTACTAGCAAG ATTGTCATCAAGGAAAAAGTGCTGGAGCTTCTGTTGTACTTCACCACTCATGAAGACGAAGAGGTCCAGATCAAGGCCATCACGGGTCTTG GCTTCCAGTTCATCATGCATCCAGAGCTCATGTTTGTGCAGGATGTGAAGGTTATGTACAACAATACCATGTCGGATGAAAACAGTATGGTCGCTCTGAAGATCCAGGTGCTAAAAAACCTGCAGACATACCTGCAAGACGAGGACTCTCGAATGCAGGAGGCCGATCGCGGAT GGAAGAACCAATCCAAGCGGGAAGATCTGAAAGAAATGGGGGACATCTCATCAGGCATGAGCAGCTCCATCATGCAGATTTACCTGAAGCAGGTGCTGGAGTGCTTCTTCCACTCACAGTCCACTGTACGGCACTTTGGCCTGAGTGTCATCATCCTGACTCTCAGCCAGGGCCTCATCCACCCTGTTCAG TGCGTGCCCTACTTGATTGCCATGGGAACCGACCCTGAGCCAACCATGAAGAACAAATCCGATCAACAATTGGTGGACATCGATAAGAAATATATAGGCTTCATTCAT ATGAAGGCCGTAGCAGGGTTGAAGATGTCTTATCAGGTGCAACAGGCAATAAATGGATCCAAAGGCGCACTGATTCGAGGTTTTCGCCACGATGACTCGGACGTTTCTCTCTGCGCTCACCTCTACACTCTGGTCCGAGGAAACCGGCAATACAGACGGGCTTTCCTCATTTCCTTGCTCAACTTGTTTGATGACAGCTCC AAAACAGAAGTGAACAGGCTGTTGTTCATCGCTGACAACTTGGCCTACTTCCCCTACCAGACCCAGGAGGAGCCTCTTTTTATCATGCACCATGTCGATAttactctgtctgtctctggcaGCAACCTGCTCCAGTCTTTCAAGGAG TCTTTACAGAAAGGACCCAtccagaaggaaaagaagacggcgacaaagacaaagaagaagaagaaaaagcatcagagaagaaaacacagctctgatgatgacgacgacgacaacgatgatgatgaagaggacgaTGAGCAGAGCAGTAGCACATCCAGCAGCagcgatgaggaggatgaggtggTTCAGAGTCAAAAGAAACCCGTGCTCTCAGATTCTGAAGCTGAAATGGAGGATGAGGATGCAGTGATGGACCGTCTGCCTGAAAACCACGGCCCTCTGCTGGACTTTGCCAGTGCGTCACAGGGCATTCTGCTGCTACTGGTGCTAAAACAACATCTGAAGAACCTGTATGGCTTCTCAGACAG CAAAATCCAGAAATATTCCCCAACGGAGGCGCCCAAAGTATACGACAAGACCGTGAACAAGAAATCTAAGGTGCACTTCAACCCTCGTCAGACACTGGATTACCTGAAGCGGGACCTTGCCAACACAGATCTGAGCAACGAGATCAAGAGGAGAATTGTGAAACAATATTTGGAT TTTAAGGTACTGATGGAGCACTTGGATCGTGATGAAGAGGACGATGAGGGTGAAGCAAGTGCCAATGCCAGAAACAAAGCCATTACTGCACTCTTGAAGGTCCCAAAATCTTCGAACCAGAACCACAGCAAAGTTGAGGCTGTTCCagtggagacagaggaggaggagagtgaggatgaagaTCCCCCTGTG CCACAGCGGAAACCAAGGAAAGGCGGGGAGTCCGCAGAGGACACAGGCAACCTGAATGAGAGACTGAAGGCCATGGACATCATTGCCATCTGGTGTCCCAAATACAAAGACAGACCACAGATTGCCAGAGTCATCCAGAGGATCAAAACTGGCTACAGTATACACTGGATGACTGGATCTTACTCTGCGCCCTGGGTCGAGGTAAAGAAGCGGGAAGGTCGCAAAAAGGTTCCCTGGGTTGACACCATCAAGGAGTCAGACATCATTTACAAGAAAATACCTTTTACAAGTGGACAAAAGCTATCGAACAAACTGGCACAGACTTTACGAGCGCTATACGCTGCCAAGGACGGGGAGTAA